One Kineococcus radiotolerans SRS30216 = ATCC BAA-149 DNA window includes the following coding sequences:
- a CDS encoding cellulose-binding protein has protein sequence MSTDSHEAFSIVVRGYDRSQVDARLQHLDESLAEARARVAQRDHELRSAEEKLADALKEIREHEKPSYAGLGARMEKLLRLAEDQSSEILRSARRDADRLREEARSEAAATRSQADEDARRRTGEAGRDAEEIVSRAKHQADGLVEAAQRTAAELTASAHRTAEQLTAAAQHESAEALAATERQVAALRAQAEREVIELRSSTDAAVREQQLALAAAREQATEEDRMRLEVAAARTAARIAEAEQRATEAEERAREAVAAAESIRADAIAQATLRAETARREADELLADARSRAQQMVDSAREHAEQSRMSAQMQVDELMQQRDQITDQLDDLRGLLGLAPKLPPREVDLRDGVDETQEQPAG, from the coding sequence GTGTCCACCGACTCCCACGAGGCGTTCAGCATCGTCGTCCGCGGTTACGACCGCAGCCAGGTCGACGCACGCCTGCAGCACCTCGACGAATCCCTCGCCGAGGCCCGCGCACGCGTCGCCCAGCGCGACCACGAGCTGCGCTCAGCCGAGGAGAAGCTCGCCGACGCCCTCAAGGAGATCCGCGAGCACGAGAAGCCCTCCTACGCGGGCCTCGGCGCGCGCATGGAGAAGCTGCTGCGCCTGGCCGAGGACCAGTCCTCGGAGATCCTGCGCTCGGCCCGCCGCGACGCGGACCGGCTGCGCGAGGAGGCCCGGTCCGAGGCCGCGGCCACCCGCAGCCAGGCCGACGAGGACGCGCGCCGGCGCACCGGGGAAGCCGGCCGCGACGCCGAGGAGATCGTCTCGCGCGCCAAGCACCAGGCCGACGGCCTGGTGGAGGCCGCCCAGCGCACCGCGGCGGAGCTGACCGCGTCGGCGCACCGCACGGCCGAGCAGCTCACCGCCGCCGCGCAGCACGAGAGCGCCGAGGCGCTCGCCGCCACCGAGCGCCAGGTCGCGGCCCTGCGGGCCCAGGCCGAGCGCGAGGTCATCGAGCTGCGCTCCTCCACCGACGCGGCCGTGCGCGAGCAGCAGCTCGCCCTGGCCGCCGCGCGCGAGCAGGCCACCGAGGAGGACCGGATGCGCCTGGAGGTCGCCGCCGCGCGCACCGCCGCCCGCATCGCCGAGGCCGAGCAGCGCGCCACCGAGGCCGAGGAACGCGCCCGCGAGGCCGTCGCGGCGGCGGAGTCCATCCGCGCCGACGCGATCGCCCAGGCGACGCTGCGCGCCGAGACCGCCCGCCGGGAGGCCGACGAGCTGCTCGCCGACGCCCGCTCCCGGGCCCAGCAGATGGTCGACTCCGCCCGCGAGCACGCCGAGCAGAGCCGGATGAGCGCGCAGATGCAGGTCGACGAGCTCATGCAGCAGCGCGACCAGATCACCGACCAGCTCGACGACCTGCGGGGGCTGCTGGGGCTCGCCCCGAAGCTGCCCCCGCGCGAGGTCGACCTCCGCGACGGGGTCGACGAGACCCAGGAGCAGCCGGCGGGCTGA
- a CDS encoding alpha/beta hydrolase, translating to MPETPAVPDLRAETVLPARREDVELHTADGLTLVGELALPADRDPVATLVTLHPLPTAGGFMDSHVLRKASYRLPALADLAVLRFNTRGTSSPRGTSGGAFDAGDGERFDVAAALEFAEFRDLPHVWLLGWSFGTDLALVHGRDPLVEGLVLLSPPLRWSTPADLEAWAEFGRPVTALVPEFDDFLRPAEAVERFAPLRQAEVVAVEGAKHLWVGENAVRRVLDEVVARVNPAKAPLPTRWP from the coding sequence GTGCCTGAGACCCCCGCCGTGCCGGACCTGCGCGCCGAGACCGTCCTGCCCGCCCGGCGGGAGGACGTCGAGCTGCACACCGCCGACGGGCTGACCCTCGTCGGGGAGCTCGCCCTGCCCGCCGACCGGGACCCCGTGGCGACCCTGGTCACGCTGCACCCGCTGCCCACCGCGGGCGGCTTCATGGACAGCCACGTGCTGCGGAAGGCCTCCTACCGGCTGCCCGCCCTGGCCGACCTCGCCGTGCTGCGCTTCAACACCCGCGGCACGTCCAGCCCGCGCGGCACCAGCGGCGGCGCGTTCGACGCCGGGGACGGCGAGCGCTTCGACGTCGCCGCCGCCCTGGAGTTCGCGGAGTTCCGCGACCTGCCGCACGTGTGGCTGCTGGGCTGGTCCTTCGGCACCGACCTCGCCCTCGTGCACGGGCGCGACCCGCTGGTCGAGGGACTGGTGCTGCTGTCCCCGCCGCTGCGGTGGTCCACCCCGGCCGACCTGGAGGCGTGGGCGGAGTTCGGCCGGCCCGTGACGGCGCTGGTCCCGGAGTTCGACGACTTCCTGCGCCCCGCGGAGGCCGTGGAGCGCTTCGCCCCGCTGCGCCAGGCCGAGGTCGTCGCGGTGGAGGGGGCCAAGCACTTGTGGGTCGGCGAGAACGCGGTGCGCCGCGTCCTCGACGAGGTCGTCGCCCGGGTCAACCCGGCCAAGGCCCCGCTGCCGACCCGCTGGCCCTGA
- a CDS encoding threonine aldolase family protein, translating into MIPLHDPTVRGFASDNAAGMHPEVLAALGSANGGHVASYGGDPYTAALRESLRGHFGPDVVSAVVLTGTGANVTALQALTSRWESVLSSDQAHVLHDEAGGLEHVGGTKVTALPTRDGLVDPGDVEPAVRSADNPMRAPVGVLTLTQSSELGTAYSLEHLRDLVRVCHGLGVKVHVDGARLSNAAVSLGVGLGETTTALGVDAVSLGGTKNGGGFAEVVVVRDPSVAPGLARLVKPSMQQSSKTRFVSAQLLALFGGDLWQRTASAANAAAARLAGAVTAAGVRVTRPVQANAVFAELPPAVAARAAARVPFHVWDTAYSATGVEVRLVTSFDTTDDDVDGLAAVLAEELAREAVRA; encoded by the coding sequence GTGATCCCTCTGCACGACCCCACCGTCCGCGGTTTCGCCAGCGACAACGCCGCCGGCATGCACCCCGAGGTCCTGGCCGCCCTGGGCAGCGCCAACGGCGGCCACGTCGCCAGCTACGGCGGGGACCCCTACACCGCGGCGCTGCGCGAGAGCCTGCGCGGGCACTTCGGCCCCGACGTCGTGAGCGCCGTCGTCCTCACCGGCACCGGGGCCAACGTGACGGCGCTGCAGGCCCTCACCTCCCGCTGGGAGTCGGTGCTCAGCTCCGACCAGGCCCACGTGCTGCACGACGAGGCCGGGGGCCTGGAGCACGTCGGGGGGACGAAGGTGACGGCGCTGCCGACGCGCGACGGCCTCGTCGACCCCGGTGACGTGGAGCCGGCCGTCCGCTCGGCCGACAACCCGATGCGCGCGCCCGTCGGGGTGCTGACCCTGACCCAGAGCTCCGAGCTCGGCACGGCGTACTCGCTGGAGCACCTGCGCGACCTGGTCCGGGTCTGCCACGGCCTCGGGGTGAAGGTGCACGTCGACGGGGCGCGGTTGTCCAACGCGGCGGTCTCCCTCGGCGTGGGGCTGGGGGAGACGACCACCGCCCTGGGTGTCGACGCCGTCTCCCTGGGCGGGACGAAGAACGGCGGGGGCTTCGCCGAGGTCGTCGTCGTGCGCGACCCGTCGGTGGCGCCGGGGCTGGCGCGGCTGGTCAAGCCGAGCATGCAGCAGTCGTCGAAGACCCGGTTCGTCTCCGCCCAGCTGCTGGCCCTCTTCGGCGGGGACCTCTGGCAGCGCACCGCGAGCGCCGCCAACGCGGCCGCGGCCCGCCTCGCCGGGGCGGTCACCGCCGCGGGGGTCCGCGTCACCCGGCCGGTGCAGGCCAACGCCGTGTTCGCCGAGCTCCCGCCCGCCGTGGCCGCCCGCGCCGCCGCGCGGGTCCCGTTCCACGTGTGGGACACGGCGTACTCGGCCACCGGGGTCGAGGTGCGCCTGGTCACCAGCTTCGACACCACCGACGACGACGTCGACGGCCTGGCCGCCGTGCTCGCGGAGGAGCTCGCCCGGGAGGCCGTGCGTGCCTGA
- a CDS encoding ATP/GTP-binding protein, with protein MASVPRSNRRRPDPEPRAPLGAGVDRTVSGPDGEWVVRELRGTTSTKSYTCPGCHQDIPPGLPHLVVWPSRGTFSPGEGASERRHWHRACFGARGRRGGW; from the coding sequence ATGGCGTCCGTGCCCCGCTCCAACCGCCGCCGCCCCGATCCGGAGCCCCGCGCCCCCCTCGGGGCCGGCGTGGACCGCACGGTGTCCGGCCCCGACGGCGAGTGGGTCGTCCGCGAGCTGCGCGGGACGACCTCCACCAAGAGCTACACCTGCCCAGGCTGCCACCAGGACATCCCCCCGGGCCTGCCGCACCTGGTCGTGTGGCCCTCCCGGGGCACGTTCAGCCCCGGCGAGGGCGCCAGCGAGCGCCGGCACTGGCACCGCGCCTGCTTCGGGGCCCGGGGGCGCCGCGGGGGCTGGTGA
- the nucS gene encoding endonuclease NucS: MRLVIARCSVDYAGRLAAHLPLATRLLLVKADGSVLVHSDGGSYKPLNWMSPPARLTVAVPDEDAREAGVTETWTVQHTKTDDRLVVSIHEVLHDSEHELGVDPGLVKDGVEAHLQKLLADNITTLGAGYTLVRREFMTAIGPVDILARDGDGAAVAVEIKRRGEIDGVEQLTRYLELMNRDPLLTPVTGVFAAQEIKPQARTLATDRGIRCVVLDYDALRGIDDVDARLF, translated from the coding sequence GTGCGTCTCGTCATCGCCCGCTGCTCCGTCGACTACGCGGGCCGGCTCGCCGCCCACCTGCCCCTGGCCACCCGGCTGCTGCTGGTGAAGGCCGACGGCAGCGTCCTGGTCCACTCCGACGGCGGCTCCTACAAGCCGCTGAACTGGATGAGCCCGCCGGCCCGCCTCACCGTCGCGGTGCCCGACGAGGACGCGCGCGAGGCGGGCGTCACCGAGACGTGGACGGTGCAGCACACCAAGACCGACGACCGGCTCGTGGTCTCGATCCACGAGGTCCTGCACGACAGCGAGCACGAGCTCGGCGTGGACCCCGGGCTGGTGAAGGACGGTGTCGAGGCGCACCTGCAGAAGCTGCTGGCCGACAACATCACGACGCTGGGCGCGGGCTACACCCTCGTCCGCCGCGAGTTCATGACCGCGATCGGGCCGGTGGACATCCTGGCCCGCGACGGCGACGGGGCCGCGGTGGCCGTGGAGATCAAGCGGCGCGGGGAGATCGACGGCGTCGAGCAGCTCACCCGCTACCTGGAGCTGATGAACCGCGACCCGCTGCTGACCCCCGTGACGGGGGTGTTCGCGGCGCAGGAGATCAAGCCGCAGGCCCGCACGCTGGCGACCGACCGCGGCATCCGGTGCGTCGTGCTGGACTACGACGCCCTGAGGGGCATCGACGACGTGGACGCCCGGCTGTTCTGA
- a CDS encoding STAS domain-containing protein, whose translation MAIGIAAAPTTELVAPSTADDVAARRAARSTPGQGASVHEEVPGQVLHLVGRLDVRTVPDVRSALHTAVDAGRGELVVHVGGIVVADATGLGVLVGAHRRAQRIGRRLVLRDVPLPALRLLRVTKLHRVLQVEDEVADPAQRTALRRARAEALLRPRETAAQNSRASTSSMPLRAS comes from the coding sequence ATGGCGATCGGAATCGCAGCAGCACCGACGACCGAGCTCGTCGCGCCCAGCACCGCCGACGACGTGGCCGCGCGCCGCGCCGCGCGCTCCACACCCGGCCAGGGCGCGAGCGTGCACGAGGAGGTGCCCGGGCAGGTCCTGCACCTGGTGGGCCGCCTCGACGTGCGCACCGTGCCCGACGTGCGCTCCGCGCTGCACACCGCGGTCGACGCGGGGCGGGGTGAGCTCGTCGTCCACGTCGGCGGGATCGTCGTCGCCGACGCGACCGGCCTGGGGGTGCTCGTGGGCGCCCACCGGCGCGCGCAGCGGATCGGGCGCCGGCTCGTCCTGCGCGACGTCCCGCTGCCCGCCCTGCGGCTGCTGCGGGTCACCAAGCTGCACCGGGTCCTGCAGGTGGAGGACGAGGTCGCCGACCCCGCCCAGCGCACCGCGCTGCGCCGGGCCCGGGCCGAGGCCCTCCTGCGGCCCCGGGAGACCGCCGCTCAGAACAGCCGGGCGTCCACGTCGTCGATGCCCCTCAGGGCGTCGTAG
- a CDS encoding DUF2550 domain-containing protein has product MHELLLSLEIAGACAVLLLALLVAVVLRRRRLTSRLGTFDCSVRQARGTRRRWALGVARYETDRLDWYRTFSLSPRPSCTYARRALGVTLFREAEGTELVAVQPGAMIVECHHEGVVIELAMSHDAYTGFASWLESAPPGQNVNVH; this is encoded by the coding sequence GTGCACGAGCTCCTGCTCTCCCTGGAGATCGCAGGGGCCTGCGCCGTCCTCCTCCTCGCCCTCCTCGTGGCGGTGGTCCTCCGCCGGCGTCGGCTGACGTCGCGGCTGGGCACCTTCGACTGCTCGGTGCGCCAGGCCCGGGGGACCCGCCGCCGGTGGGCCCTCGGGGTGGCGCGCTACGAGACCGACCGCCTGGACTGGTACCGCACCTTCTCGCTGTCCCCGCGCCCGTCGTGCACCTACGCACGGCGGGCGCTCGGCGTGACCCTGTTCCGCGAGGCCGAGGGGACCGAGCTCGTGGCGGTGCAGCCGGGGGCGATGATCGTGGAGTGCCACCACGAGGGTGTCGTCATCGAGCTCGCGATGAGCCACGACGCCTACACGGGCTTCGCCTCTTGGCTGGAGTCGGCGCCCCCGGGGCAGAACGTCAACGTCCACTGA
- a CDS encoding F0F1 ATP synthase subunit epsilon has translation MALQVDLVAADRSVWSGEASLVRARTAEGEIGIMGGHEPLLAILAPGEVSITGSGSEGVTATVTGGFFSVDHDKVTIVAESVEVGAGTR, from the coding sequence ATGGCTCTCCAGGTCGACCTGGTGGCCGCTGACCGCTCCGTGTGGTCGGGCGAGGCCTCGCTGGTCCGCGCCCGCACCGCGGAGGGTGAGATCGGCATCATGGGTGGCCACGAGCCGCTGCTGGCGATCCTCGCCCCCGGCGAGGTCTCCATCACCGGTTCCGGCTCCGAGGGCGTCACCGCGACGGTGACCGGCGGGTTCTTCTCCGTCGACCACGACAAGGTGACGATCGTGGCCGAGTCCGTCGAGGTCGGCGCGGGAACGCGCTGA
- the atpD gene encoding F0F1 ATP synthase subunit beta: protein MTATVNEAPASTSKGATGRIARVIGPVVDVEFSADTMPDQNNALTTQVTMGGTTQTVTLEVASHLGDNMVRAISLKPTDGMVRGAAVVDTGAPISVPVGNATLGHVFNAIGECLNLEEGEQLEVHERWPIHRKAPNFDQLESRTTMFETGIKVIDLLTPYVQGGKIGLFGGAGVGKTVLIQEMIQRVAQNHGGVSVFAGVGERTREGNDLIGEMAEAGVFDKTALVFGQMDEPPGTRLRVALSALTMAEYFRDVQNQDVLLFIDNIFRFTQAGSEVSTLLGRMPSAVGYQPTLADEMGVLQERITSTRGHSITSLQAIYVPADDYTDPAPATTFAHLDATTELSREIASRGLYPAVDPLTSTSRILDPLYIAQDHYDTAVRVKQILQRNKELQDIIAILGVDELSEEDKLTVSRARRIQQFLSQNTYMAEKFTGVEGSTVPLKETIEGFSKIADGELDHVAEQAFFNVGGLEDVERNWARIQKETA from the coding sequence ATGACCGCCACCGTCAACGAAGCGCCGGCCAGCACCAGCAAGGGTGCGACAGGCCGCATCGCCCGAGTCATCGGCCCCGTCGTCGACGTCGAGTTCTCGGCCGACACGATGCCGGACCAGAACAACGCCCTCACCACCCAGGTGACCATGGGTGGCACCACCCAGACCGTGACCCTCGAGGTGGCCTCCCACCTCGGCGACAACATGGTCCGTGCCATCTCCCTGAAGCCGACCGACGGCATGGTCCGCGGCGCGGCCGTCGTCGACACCGGCGCCCCGATCTCGGTGCCCGTCGGCAACGCGACCCTGGGTCACGTCTTCAACGCCATCGGCGAGTGCCTCAACCTCGAGGAGGGTGAGCAGCTCGAGGTCCACGAGCGCTGGCCCATCCACCGCAAGGCCCCGAACTTCGACCAGCTCGAGTCGCGGACCACGATGTTCGAGACCGGCATCAAGGTCATCGACCTGCTGACCCCGTACGTCCAGGGCGGGAAGATCGGCCTCTTCGGCGGTGCGGGCGTCGGCAAGACCGTCCTCATCCAGGAGATGATCCAGCGCGTCGCCCAGAACCACGGCGGTGTGTCGGTGTTCGCCGGGGTCGGCGAGCGCACCCGTGAGGGCAACGACCTCATCGGCGAGATGGCCGAGGCCGGCGTCTTCGACAAGACGGCCCTCGTCTTCGGCCAGATGGACGAGCCGCCGGGCACCCGCCTGCGCGTGGCCCTGTCCGCGCTGACCATGGCGGAGTACTTCCGCGACGTGCAGAACCAGGACGTGCTGCTCTTCATCGACAACATCTTCCGGTTCACCCAGGCCGGTTCGGAGGTGTCGACCCTGCTGGGCCGCATGCCCTCCGCCGTGGGGTACCAGCCGACGCTGGCCGACGAGATGGGCGTCCTCCAGGAGCGCATCACCTCGACCCGCGGTCACTCGATCACCTCGCTGCAGGCGATCTACGTCCCCGCCGACGACTACACCGACCCGGCGCCGGCCACGACGTTCGCGCACCTCGACGCGACGACGGAGCTCTCCCGCGAGATCGCCTCGCGCGGTCTGTACCCGGCTGTGGACCCGCTGACCTCGACGTCGCGCATCCTGGACCCGCTGTACATCGCGCAGGACCACTACGACACCGCGGTCCGCGTCAAGCAGATCCTGCAGCGCAACAAGGAGCTGCAGGACATCATCGCCATCCTCGGTGTCGACGAGCTGTCGGAGGAGGACAAGCTGACGGTGAGCCGTGCTCGCCGCATCCAGCAGTTCCTCTCGCAGAACACCTACATGGCGGAGAAGTTCACCGGCGTCGAGGGCTCGACGGTCCCGCTCAAGGAGACCATCGAGGGCTTCTCCAAGATCGCCGACGGCGAGCTCGACCACGTCGCCGAGCAGGCCTTCTTCAACGTCGGTGGCCTCGAGGACGTCGAGCGCAACTGGGCTCGCATCCAGAAGGAAACCGCCTGA
- a CDS encoding F0F1 ATP synthase subunit gamma produces MAGQLRAYRRQIRSVQATKKITRAMELIAASRIIKAQANVRASTPYARALTRAVSAAASNSSLDHPLITEKTEVKRAAVLLCSSDRGLAGAYSSSVLREGERLTATLRAEGKEIAPYLVGRKAAAFYNFRRRAVVDQWAGFTDSPSYEDAKTIGDRLVADFGKEFADGGVDEIHVVYTHFVSMVTQEPRVIRLLPLEVVEGVEAPSDGELQPLYEFEPSADAVLDALLPQYVNSRIYNCLLQAAASELAARQRAMKSATDNADELIKKLTRLANNARQADITQEISEIVGGADALASSGSRA; encoded by the coding sequence ATGGCAGGCCAGCTGAGGGCCTACCGGCGGCAGATCCGCTCGGTCCAGGCGACCAAGAAGATCACTCGCGCGATGGAGCTCATCGCGGCGTCGCGCATCATCAAGGCGCAGGCGAACGTGCGCGCGTCGACCCCCTACGCGCGGGCGCTGACCCGCGCGGTGTCGGCCGCGGCGTCGAACTCCTCGCTCGACCACCCGCTGATCACCGAGAAGACCGAGGTGAAGCGCGCGGCCGTGCTGCTGTGCTCCTCCGACCGCGGCCTCGCGGGGGCCTACTCCTCCAGCGTCCTGCGCGAGGGGGAGCGGCTCACCGCGACGCTGCGGGCGGAGGGCAAGGAGATCGCGCCCTACCTCGTGGGCCGCAAGGCGGCGGCGTTCTACAACTTCCGCCGCCGCGCGGTGGTGGACCAGTGGGCCGGGTTCACCGACTCCCCGTCCTACGAGGACGCCAAGACCATCGGCGACCGCCTGGTCGCCGACTTCGGCAAGGAGTTCGCCGACGGGGGTGTCGACGAGATCCACGTCGTCTACACCCACTTCGTCAGCATGGTGACGCAGGAGCCCCGGGTCATCCGGCTCCTGCCGCTGGAGGTCGTCGAGGGCGTGGAAGCCCCCTCCGACGGTGAGCTGCAGCCGCTGTACGAGTTCGAGCCCAGCGCCGACGCGGTCCTCGACGCGCTGCTGCCGCAGTACGTCAACAGCCGCATCTACAACTGCCTCCTGCAGGCGGCGGCCTCCGAGCTCGCCGCCCGCCAGCGGGCCATGAAGAGCGCGACGGACAACGCCGACGAGCTCATCAAGAAGCTGACCCGACTGGCGAACAACGCCCGCCAGGCCGACATCACCCAGGAGATCAGCGAGATCGTCGGCGGCGCCGACGCGCTGGCCTCCTCCGGCTCGCGCGCCTGA
- the atpA gene encoding F0F1 ATP synthase subunit alpha — protein sequence MAELTIRPEEIRDALDAFVASYDPGTAAREEVGRVTDAGDGIAHVEGLPSVMANELLRFQDGTLGLAQNLDVRDIGVVVLGDYAGIEEGQEVHRTGEVLSVPVGDNFLGRVVDPLGAPIDGLGPIEAETRRALELQAPSVMQRQEVREPLQTGIKAIDAMIPVGRGQRQLIIGDRQTGKSAIAIDTIINQKANWESGDPKQQVRCIYVAIGQKGSTIAAVRRSLEEAGAMEYTTIVAAPASDPAGFKYLAPYTGSSIGQHWMYGGKHVLIVFDDLSKQAEAYRAVSLLLRRPPGREAYPGDVFYLHSRLLERCAKLSDELGGGSMTGLPFIETKGNDVSAYIPTNVISITDGQIFLQSDLFNANQRPAIDVGISVSRVGGAAQTKAIKGISGTLKLDLAQFRAMEAFAMFASDLDQASRNQLARGARLVELLKQPQYTPFSLEEQVVSIWAGTTGQLDSVEVSDISRFEREFLEYVKRNHAGVMQGIRETKQFSDGAKDELKKAVDAFKPQFSGGSKGSNVPKDVDAGATDADDISQEKITTRKGGATAARG from the coding sequence ATGGCCGAGCTGACCATCCGCCCGGAGGAGATCCGGGACGCTCTCGACGCCTTCGTGGCGTCGTACGACCCCGGAACCGCCGCGCGTGAGGAAGTCGGCCGCGTGACCGACGCGGGCGACGGCATCGCCCACGTCGAGGGCCTGCCCTCGGTCATGGCGAACGAACTCCTCCGCTTCCAGGACGGGACCCTGGGCCTGGCCCAGAACCTCGACGTCCGCGACATCGGCGTCGTCGTCCTCGGCGACTACGCCGGCATCGAGGAGGGCCAGGAGGTGCACCGCACCGGGGAGGTCCTCTCCGTGCCGGTCGGTGACAACTTCCTGGGCCGCGTCGTCGACCCGCTGGGCGCGCCCATCGACGGCCTCGGGCCGATCGAGGCCGAGACCCGCCGCGCCCTGGAGCTGCAGGCCCCCTCGGTCATGCAGCGCCAGGAGGTCCGCGAGCCGCTGCAGACCGGCATCAAGGCCATCGACGCCATGATCCCCGTCGGCCGCGGCCAGCGTCAGCTGATCATCGGCGACCGCCAGACCGGCAAGAGCGCCATCGCGATCGACACGATCATCAACCAGAAGGCCAACTGGGAGAGCGGCGACCCGAAGCAGCAGGTCCGCTGCATCTACGTCGCCATCGGCCAGAAGGGCTCGACCATCGCCGCGGTGCGTCGCAGCCTCGAGGAGGCCGGCGCGATGGAGTACACGACCATCGTCGCCGCCCCCGCGTCCGACCCGGCCGGCTTCAAGTACCTGGCCCCCTACACCGGCTCCTCCATCGGGCAGCACTGGATGTACGGCGGCAAGCACGTCCTCATCGTGTTCGACGACCTGTCGAAGCAGGCCGAGGCCTACCGCGCCGTGTCGCTGCTGCTGCGTCGTCCGCCGGGCCGCGAGGCCTACCCCGGTGACGTCTTCTACCTGCACTCCCGCCTGCTGGAGCGCTGCGCGAAGCTGTCCGACGAGCTCGGCGGCGGGTCGATGACGGGTCTGCCGTTCATCGAGACCAAGGGCAACGACGTCTCGGCGTACATCCCGACCAACGTCATCTCCATCACCGACGGCCAGATCTTCCTCCAGTCGGACCTCTTCAACGCCAACCAGCGTCCCGCCATCGACGTCGGCATCTCGGTGTCCCGCGTCGGCGGCGCCGCGCAGACGAAGGCCATCAAGGGGATCTCCGGCACGCTGAAGCTGGACCTGGCCCAGTTCCGGGCGATGGAGGCGTTCGCGATGTTCGCCTCCGACCTCGACCAGGCCTCGCGCAACCAGCTCGCCCGCGGCGCGCGCCTCGTGGAGCTGCTCAAGCAGCCGCAGTACACGCCGTTCTCCCTCGAGGAGCAGGTCGTCTCGATCTGGGCCGGTACCACCGGTCAGCTCGACTCCGTCGAGGTGAGCGACATCTCCCGCTTCGAGCGCGAGTTCCTCGAGTACGTCAAGCGCAACCACGCCGGCGTCATGCAGGGCATCCGCGAGACGAAGCAGTTCTCCGACGGGGCCAAGGACGAGCTGAAGAAGGCCGTCGACGCGTTCAAGCCGCAGTTCTCCGGCGGTTCGAAGGGCTCGAACGTGCCGAAGGACGTCGACGCGGGCGCGACCGACGCCGACGACATCTCGCAGGAGAAGATCACCACCCGCAAGGGCGGGGCCACGGCCGCTCGCGGCTGA
- a CDS encoding F0F1 ATP synthase subunit delta: protein MSGELDAGVAKASLAAAQQVLDVQLSAEGADAGKTGEDLFAVTSLLDSSVGLRRALTDPSRSGAAKAEFVRRTLSGRITPAALETVVALASARWAAGRDLSDATERLAVVAVVTQAERSGHLDALEDELFRFARTVAGSPALRDALADRTAPDANRASLAARLLLGKASPETVQLARRAASSSRGMRAERLLEEWVEVVAKRREQLVAHVVSATPLTDAQRERLAATLSRQYGRAIRVNLDVDPHLVGGLRVSVGDDVIDGSISTRLDEARRRLAG, encoded by the coding sequence ATGAGCGGAGAGCTCGACGCCGGCGTCGCGAAGGCGAGCCTCGCCGCCGCGCAGCAGGTGCTCGACGTGCAGCTGTCGGCCGAGGGGGCCGACGCGGGCAAGACGGGGGAGGACCTCTTCGCCGTCACCAGCCTGCTCGACTCCTCGGTCGGCCTGCGCCGGGCGCTGACCGACCCCTCCCGCTCGGGGGCGGCCAAGGCGGAGTTCGTCCGCCGCACGCTGTCCGGGCGGATCACCCCGGCGGCCCTCGAGACCGTCGTCGCGCTGGCCTCGGCCCGCTGGGCGGCCGGTCGCGACCTGTCCGACGCCACCGAGCGGCTCGCCGTCGTCGCGGTCGTCACCCAGGCCGAGAGGTCGGGGCACCTGGACGCGCTGGAGGACGAGCTCTTCCGGTTCGCGCGGACCGTCGCGGGCAGCCCCGCGCTGCGGGACGCGCTGGCCGACCGCACCGCCCCCGACGCCAACCGCGCGTCCCTGGCCGCCCGGCTGCTGCTGGGCAAGGCCTCGCCCGAGACCGTCCAGCTGGCGCGTCGCGCCGCCTCCTCCTCGCGGGGGATGCGGGCCGAGCGGCTGCTGGAGGAGTGGGTCGAGGTCGTGGCCAAGCGCCGTGAGCAGCTCGTGGCCCACGTCGTCTCGGCGACCCCGCTGACCGACGCCCAGCGCGAGCGGCTCGCCGCCACGCTGTCGCGCCAGTACGGGCGCGCCATCCGCGTCAACCTCGACGTCGACCCCCACCTGGTGGGGGGCCTGCGCGTCAGCGTCGGCGACGACGTCATCGACGGGTCGATCTCGACCCGGTTGGACGAGGCCCGCCGCCGGCTCGCCGGCTGA
- a CDS encoding F0F1 ATP synthase subunit B: protein MLVAAFAAAGEEVEGNPTYPILPHLGELIVGIIFAIIIYAVIAKKVVPRLEAMYEERRAAIEGNVEKAEKAQAEAQVALEQYKAQLADARGEANRIREEARQQGAQILAEMREQAQAESERITTAARATIEAERVQATAQLRAEVGRLATDLAGRIVGESLQDSARQSGVVDRFLADLERSESGASSR, encoded by the coding sequence GTGCTCGTAGCAGCCTTCGCCGCAGCCGGTGAAGAGGTCGAGGGGAACCCGACCTACCCGATCCTGCCGCACCTCGGCGAGCTGATCGTCGGCATCATCTTCGCGATCATCATCTACGCGGTGATCGCGAAGAAGGTCGTCCCCCGCCTCGAAGCGATGTACGAGGAGCGGCGCGCGGCCATCGAGGGCAACGTCGAGAAGGCGGAGAAGGCCCAGGCGGAAGCCCAGGTCGCCCTCGAGCAGTACAAGGCCCAGCTCGCGGACGCCCGCGGCGAGGCCAACCGCATCCGCGAGGAGGCGCGCCAGCAGGGTGCGCAGATCCTCGCCGAGATGCGGGAGCAGGCGCAGGCCGAGTCCGAGCGCATCACCACCGCGGCGCGCGCGACCATCGAGGCCGAGCGCGTCCAGGCCACGGCGCAGCTGCGCGCGGAGGTCGGCCGTCTCGCGACCGACCTCGCCGGCCGCATCGTGGGTGAGTCGCTGCAGGACTCCGCTCGTCAGAGCGGTGTCGTGGACCGGTTCCTCGCCGACCTCGAGCGCAGCGAGTCGGGAGCGTCCTCCCGATGA